A window of Ranitomeya variabilis isolate aRanVar5 chromosome 2, aRanVar5.hap1, whole genome shotgun sequence contains these coding sequences:
- the LOC143807039 gene encoding uncharacterized protein LOC143807039: MTRKTTPKMTTTPETTTTVMTTTLETMTLKTTPMTTTPETTPMTTTPETTTLETTTTWKTEKQKNKRLQNKEQKDIKHNTKYQSKKYYVNYKQKKTKQCMGVSPFLLVVPLDKA, from the coding sequence atgacccggaagaccacccctaagatgacgacgacaccagagacgacaaccaccgtgatgacgacgaccctggagacgatgaccctgaagaccaccccgatgacgacgaccccggagaccaccccgatgacgacgaccccggagacgacgaccctggagacgacgacgacctggaagaccgagaagcagaagaacaagaggctgcagaacaaagagcagaaggacattaagcataacacaaaatatcagagcaaaaaatattatgtaaattataagcagaagaagactaagcagtgtatgggggtgagtccgttcctcctcgtggtgcccctggataaagcctga